A DNA window from Raphanus sativus cultivar WK10039 unplaced genomic scaffold, ASM80110v3 Scaffold2518, whole genome shotgun sequence contains the following coding sequences:
- the LOC130505699 gene encoding uncharacterized protein LOC130505699 isoform X1 → MDFFGSELLSDKAQISDFKNASSHRSSSTSCYKRDSVSLSGCCLIPNFSIFTAPSPPSCATTLHPADEVCPNFAARTLRKLRSVERDADISPSTSSIWARPKSFSKVNSFSMSLDGFTEPLIQTIVNATLYPSIQKRSLFLWVPVDSPVPPSKTFSMRRVVPPATKQMKLSKSLTVLLSCGAVCTGPEDATDFVSTIFRGVIVYQRHDSK, encoded by the exons ATGGATTTCTTTGGATCTGAGCTACTCTCAGATAAAGCTCAAATCTCAGACTTTAAGAACGCCTCAAGCCACCGCAGCTCTTCAACTTCATGTTACAAACGGGATTCCGTATCTCTTTCCGGTTGCTGCTTAATCCCTAACTTTTCGATCTTCACAGCCCCCTCTCCTCCATCTTGCGCCACCACCCTTCATCCCGCCGACGAGGTGTGCCCTAATTTCGCCGCACGCACACTGCGCAAGCTCAGATCTGTTGAACGTGATGCTGACATCAGCCCTTCCACTTCCTCTATATGGGCCAGGCCCAAGTCATTTTCAAAAG TTAATAGTTTTTCAATGAGTCTCGATGGATTCACCGAACCTTTGATCCAAACTATTGTGAACGCAACGTTATATCCTTCAATTCAGAAGCGATCTTTATTTTTGTGGGTGCCAGTGGATTCACCAGTACCACCATCTAAGACCTTCTCCATGAGAAGAGTCGTCCCTCCTGCTACAAAGCAGATGAAGTTGTCAAAATCTCTAACCGTTTTGTTATCTTGTGGAGCGGTCTGTACGGGGCCTGAAGATGCAACGGATTTCGTTTCGACGATATTCCGAGGTGTGATTGTCTATCAACGTCACGATTCAAAGTGA
- the LOC130505699 gene encoding uncharacterized protein LOC130505699 isoform X2, which yields MDFFGSELLSDKAQISDFKNASSHRSSSTSCYKRDSVSLSGCCLIPNFSIFTAPSPPSCATTLHPADEVCPNFAARTLRKLRSVERDADISPSTSSIWARPKSFSKVDSPVPPSKTFSMRRVVPPATKQMKLSKSLTVLLSCGAVCTGPEDATDFVSTIFRGVIVYQRHDSK from the exons ATGGATTTCTTTGGATCTGAGCTACTCTCAGATAAAGCTCAAATCTCAGACTTTAAGAACGCCTCAAGCCACCGCAGCTCTTCAACTTCATGTTACAAACGGGATTCCGTATCTCTTTCCGGTTGCTGCTTAATCCCTAACTTTTCGATCTTCACAGCCCCCTCTCCTCCATCTTGCGCCACCACCCTTCATCCCGCCGACGAGGTGTGCCCTAATTTCGCCGCACGCACACTGCGCAAGCTCAGATCTGTTGAACGTGATGCTGACATCAGCCCTTCCACTTCCTCTATATGGGCCAGGCCCAAGTCATTTTCAAAAG TGGATTCACCAGTACCACCATCTAAGACCTTCTCCATGAGAAGAGTCGTCCCTCCTGCTACAAAGCAGATGAAGTTGTCAAAATCTCTAACCGTTTTGTTATCTTGTGGAGCGGTCTGTACGGGGCCTGAAGATGCAACGGATTTCGTTTCGACGATATTCCGAGGTGTGATTGTCTATCAACGTCACGATTCAAAGTGA